The region CAATGAAGCTGTTATTTTAAATAGATTTTGATCTCATCTTGGAAGTATAAGATCCAATAAAGAATTGGTGTCAAAAATGCATCAAGATAATGCCATTCTAGATTAAACATTTTTGAACAACCTAATGTCCCATAATAATTAgaactaaaaaaaaattatatttgagGTAGTGTTCAATACATCAAAATTCATCTGTTAGTAAAAAATTGTTTTATGCTATATCTTTGTCTCATTTGCTATGATTGTCTTATTGCAGAATTCATTTATTGGAGTTCTACCTCCATAGTTCCTTTAACTGTATTTCCCTTTTTTGATTACCCTCAATGCCTAACCAGAAAATGACCTTTCCTTGTTTTTGATCTGTGATCTCCAGTACTGCTCTCCCAAATTAGAAATTTAGATTAAACACAGCTGTTGTAACTTTGACAAATTGAGATATACTTTGAGATCGAGAACACAGTATCATGGTGCCAGAACAaaaaacctctccctcaatgtcgctAAAGTTATTACCTTTAGGAAACATGGTGGCCATGCCCCATTCAGCATCCATGAAACagatgtggaaatggttgagagcttcaagttccttgcattaatgtggaccaaccacattgatgtgacagcaAAGAagacacaccaacacctctacttcctgaggagactgagcatcctatagatgcaccatagaaaacatactgtcgggttgcatcgcaGATtgatttaggaacagctctgctcaagaccgcaaggaataaCAGTTGCAGATGTAGCCCATATACAGActggacttcccaccattgacactTTGTGCTGCCTGGGAaaagccgccagcataatcaaagacttgtccaacCCCGGTCGTTACTAAGCAATTAATGCACTACAGTGCTAAGTATAATATTCTGCACTTTTTCTTCTGTTTTTCTGTAACTATTGCACTTGAGGTTGaacggaatggaatactttattgtcacgtgactaggcacagtgaaattcgttgctGCACGCCCAATGTATGCAAATAGCAGCCAAATACGGCGCTGACAGTTACAAAGCAtgtcggctcctccttttgttctcttcccttgaatagcaggcaaaacaaagcttttcacttacatgtgacaataataaacataagttTCAATGCGCAATATTTACTCTATACCCAGTCAAATGAAATGTATGAATTGGTACCGGAGCAGGCCACTGAATCCATGACCTTCCTCAGCCATCTacaagatcatggctaatctgacTGTAAATTTAGCTCTGCAGTCCCATCTATCTGGTAACCTTTCACTCCCTTGTTTATAAAGGATCTATCCAAGTTCAAAGACTGAGCTTATTATCTTTGAAAAAGAGCTCCAAAAGCTGTTGACTCTCCCGAGATAAATAAATGTCACCTAGTATGTATTAAATAGGCAACCCTTGAATGACCCCTACTAAATTGTCCTACGAGAGCaaatatcctccccacatccactatgTCAGAACCCCTCAGGATCTTATTTCAGTCCTCTTATAATCTCATGCAAATACAAACCCAGCTTGTCTAATGTTTCCTCCAAAACAATCTCCCCATACAGGGCAATAGTTTTCTGAACTGCTAATTCATATCTATCCTTAGTCTTCCAGATATTTCATCAATACCCATTTTGAAGGAAGTAAACCTACTTATTTAAATTCCCCCAATAATTCTGTTTGCTTCCATAATGACTtgcatcacctgcacactagcttTTGCAAATCATGCCTCGGATGCCTTGAATTCCCTGCATCTCAGCACTTTGCAATCTCTCATCATGCAGataatatattttttgttttcaattttttaatcaaagtaggcaatttcacattttcccacCTATTTTCATTTGCTCAATCttagccactattatatctgtttCATAACCTCTGTGTCCTCTTCACAATCTGCTTTATCAGCAAATTTAACAAACATGCCTTGAGGtcattcatccaagtcatttattggATGGCATAGCAGTTTGCGCTGCAGCTGTACAGCTCCAAAGACTTGTTTATACATTTTtccatgttggaggataattaaaTGTAAACTTTGTATTGATGTTTAGaatctaatttttttaattaatttgattGCCATCTTGACCCTTTGGGATTGTGCTGTGGAATGTGCATATGTTGTCTTGTGTACCTGGCCATGTGCTTCTATCCTTTGCACcatcaatctatatactaaaacattcatttgtttgtttgttcctgaactacagccaaaacggtacatgatagcgcaacaattttaggcccaccttactcaccgtcatccctttggtgctaatggaagaagtttcattgaaatctgttatattttttaagttattcacactttaaagtttaaatctatctcctagggaggaggggagggagaataagggggggttgagggggatggagtggggaggggaagtggaggaggggagagggggaggagagggtgctgcaccaatgcaggagaggtttgggcccaacgggtccacttggtctatttaaaataaaatttccaTCTCTCACTCTGCTTCTTCGCAACCTGCACCATGGAAGGTGTTTCTTTTTCTTTAGCCATGAATTTCAGTGGATCATTGTGTCCTCAATCATTTGTGATTTATATTCTGCCCTTAATCCTACCCTTTTCTTTCAGAgccatgatttttaaaaaactacaTTACCCTCTCCTAATAAGCCACAAATTGTTTACTGCTATGGTAATGTCATGAACATTGCCTTTACAGCCTTTTCGATCCCTTTCCCTGGCACTTTCCCATGCAACAACCAAGTTGCATCCAAAATGTCAAAACTCTTCTTTTCACAGCCACtcatctgctctgtatctctcgcATTTCTATTTTACCATTTAattttgtaaaataaagcatGATTTTTTCCACAAAGCACTTCAGGCTTGAAAGTAGCACAGTGCAAGCGGTTGTTGTTGGAACTCTAGGTACTAAGTATTAACAGAAATACTTATCCCTCTGTTCTCCAAAAGAACTGCATGAGTCATATTTGTGCTTGTTGTTACTGCCTTGAGGCTCCCACAAACACGTTCTCCAGTTGCTGTCTCCATTCCTCTTTCCCAATTGCCTGAAACTAAGCCATATTTATTTCAGCTTTTGTATTGTTTGGCCAAAAATATAAGCTATGGGTCACATCCATACTTTCAAAGCCACAGACATATAACATTGTCTAATTCTCCACTTGCCACTGTGGCTAATGTTCTCATAATTCTGCAGTTATTTCCAGATGGTATATTGTCATAATTTACAAGATAGTTCAACTCTAGAAACTAGGAATTCCTATGCATGGTATTAGGGTGTCATTGAAAATACAGAAAATAAAGGAACAGTGGaatattgtattttgtatttggaGGAAAACTACAAGGAGGAAATAAAAGATGAATAAATCTTGGCTAGATgtgttaaaaaattttttttttaattctgtccTCAGGAATTTACGCTCTTGTAAGAGAAAAGTTGATGAATTTCTTCACGAGAATGGAAAGAGAGGACCTCTGATAAAGGTGAGAAAGAGATCCAGGAAGAAAAATCTTTTTGTCTACAAGCTTCCTGAAGCTCATCCCTCTGCCAGTGTACTCTCACCCAATGAAGACTCTGAATTTGAAATGGAGAACTGCTCTGTAAAAAGGAAGTTAGCTTCTGCTGTCCTGAACCGAGAGGCTAGGTCCAAGAAAGATGGCTGTGATTTTTCAGATGATTCGAACACCTGTGAAAGTGGGTTTTGCAGCTATGACAGTAGGTCCATGCAATGTGACAATAGCACCTGTCCCAGGAAAGATAAGTTTGCACTTGATGTATTCGGATCTGATACAACGACTGCATTTTCAACTTCAGCTTTATTATGCACTGAAAACCGATTATATTCCCAATTGGAGGATCGAAAATTATGGCAGGAAACGCCAGACAAAAATTCCACAGATCCTCTTTCCAGTTCTTTTGGTTGGTTAAAACCTGGGGGATTTACATCTATGATTGCTAAGTTAAAGGCTAGACATCAAACCTTACCTGGCAGTGTTGTTAAAGAAACATGACCAGCCTGTTGAAACCTTCCTTAAATAATTCACTACAAAGTTGTTGTCTATATCTACATTTATTGCTAATAAATGTTTTTTgtagtattaattttaatttcttgCCAAATCTGATCCATTACAATAAACAGCAGTGATTAATGTATAGTTTATTTAAAACAAATGCTAAATAATGGAAATTCCAAATGCAGTTTCTTACTTGGATAAGCACCATCCAACATTTCCCAGCTCAGCAGCTTATGAGTTCACTTTAACATAGTTATCACGGGAAAATTTGCACAAATATTGAAACCTCACCTTTGTGATTTTTATGAAAGCCTGTTGTTTTTTCAATTCAAATAAAACAAGTACAGCATAGAACAACTTCCTCAAATAGATCCTTTCCAGTTATTTTTGCTTGGGTAAAACTTGTACAGCTGTAGTAGTGAGATTAGGTGCTTTACGGATGGAGTTTAAGAATTATTgattttgtttacattttattcTAATATTTTGTAAGCTTTTTTGCCACAGGCAGAATGGTTTTAGACAACTTATTTTGGTAAATGCGTAAATTAAATAGCATGTTGGTACTATAAAAGGAATTTGTTGAGGAAATGGTTTCGGTTAAGCTGCAGGTCCTGATTTAACGCTGGGTTAAACCCATTGTTGTGTGATGTTATACTTGTCACATTTACTCCAAATTTAAGTTTGAATTTGTCAATGTATGTCATAATTATTTGCAAATGAGACTGGATTCTATATGCATTGATGTGATGACGAGAACTCTTCTGTCATACCACCCAATTGAATCTGCCATAAAGTTACTGTGCCCTTTCTTGCCCACTGAGAATGTGGGTCAGTGGCAAATGAGTTAAAGATCCACTGGTTAAGTAGAAAGGGAGTAAAAGGAAgagcttgtaagaaaataactgcagatgctggtccaaatcgaaggtatttatttcacaaaatgctggagtaactcagcaggtcaggcagcatctcaggtctctacccgaaacgtcacccatcccttctctcctgagatgctgcctgacctgctgagttgcttcagcattttgtggggaAAAAAGAAGAGCTTCATACATTAAGGAATGCAAGTTCGCTTGGAACATTATTGGCTGGGTGGTTGTGGCAAAAAGAAAATTTAGGTGGTTAAGTGCTGAAATCTGCAAGATCGATAACTACAGTGTGATTTGCAATGAAAGGATACAGGATGCAGccgtggtggaggcccaggaaatGATCAAAATCAAAGCGGACAGGCAATCGATGTgtataaattgaatggattagtgTCTGAGTTCTTTATAAAGTAGGATGCATATGATAATGCTGTTTGGCTTTAGTCGGAGATGGGAGCTTTGGCCCAATTGAGCACCCACGTACACCAATCCTACCATTGGCCATTTTTCTCCCTACATTACCATATGTGTCTACTCGCCTACatgctaggggcagtttacagcagccaattaacccacatgtctttatgatgtgggaagaaatcgaagCACATGCggtgtcacagggtgaatgtgcaaacaccaagtGGACTGCAGATGTGAGCAGGATTAAACCTGACTTGCTAGAGAGTGACAGATCTAGTCCTAACGTAACCCTTTTGGTTTAGTGGAATTGAAATGGAGCAATTGTGAATCTAATTTATTCTTGGGTTTAATTTAGCTTACATTTTAAAATTACCGGTGTATAAATTGAACAAAAGTGTTGTAGTGGCCTGGACGTGGCCAGAaataggctggacgccaggcaggttttgaaagttctttaatgcaggttgtgagcatccactcacaacgaGTTCCACCGAAGGGATGAAACACTCCCCAAAAAGCCCTGGGTAGAAACCCCGTAGCCAGTGGGCAATCCCTCgtccctgtccgtcaagtgccaaggggactgacccaaggagtggcctaatat is a window of Rhinoraja longicauda isolate Sanriku21f chromosome 8, sRhiLon1.1, whole genome shotgun sequence DNA encoding:
- the LOC144596150 gene encoding uncharacterized protein LOC144596150; this encodes MQQVELMIPGTNEGKAINLRATSLSPVDAHPFARCHNVDFLMLMGTLSHVKRVAELRKAVIPFVNKAKLVFLCTKIEIEPPVTYLKSLEWSAQTRDAKKWIPQCSRSHMFLHRNLRSCKRKVDEFLHENGKRGPLIKVRKRSRKKNLFVYKLPEAHPSASVLSPNEDSEFEMENCSVKRKLASAVLNREARSKKDGCDFSDDSNTCESGFCSYDSRSMQCDNSTCPRKDKFALDVFGSDTTTAFSTSALLCTENRLYSQLEDRKLWQETPDKNSTDPLSSSFGWLKPGGFTSMIAKLKARHQTLPGSVVKET